The genomic window ACCAACAGCGGTTGATGGAGTCGATTTAGGAGGAAGTGATTCCTATTTGCTTGGTCAACTCGACAAATACAAAATGTTACCAAATGGATATTGGAAAGGGGCAGAACCGTCTAACGGGTATACACCGGCACTTCCTCTCACAGTTGAAACCTATACCAATCCCTATTCAGGGGATGAGTCCTCTGGAAGGATCAAACTTTTTGTTGCCACAAAAGGTGCTTCCAGTTACCGACCTGTCACTGTGGAAAAAGACTCCGACGGACTTTGGCGTGCCAAAGAAATGAGTTCTTTGTATGTTGGGATGATGCCCGCCAAATAGATGTTCATTGATCTACTTTCATTCCATCCAGTGGTATTGGCACTTCT from Leptospira paudalimensis includes these protein-coding regions:
- a CDS encoding DUF6935 domain-containing protein, encoding MKRIVTLLLVSFTVSLVAQNLTERTPVSFPSVPNTIEEFKSIQAATATTPEGGVAVLVLAISLYGKNPELGRKAVVLSVLSKNRQKSNKPTAVDGVDLGGSDSYLLGQLDKYKMLPNGYWKGAEPSNGYTPALPLTVETYTNPYSGDESSGRIKLFVATKGASSYRPVTVEKDSDGLWRAKEMSSLYVGMMPAK